One window of the Suricata suricatta isolate VVHF042 chromosome 7, meerkat_22Aug2017_6uvM2_HiC, whole genome shotgun sequence genome contains the following:
- the LOC115296340 gene encoding skin secretory protein xP2-like, which translates to MLGVRGGRCGRPVPAPLLPCRAVSSLPALLDSDHQQLQETPGPACRPPDAGAPSAQPCPAGRVGRARSEALVPEERTACLPHSCRKKQPFKSGQQTRLGTTQARSSGPFSSWEGSGKGANAEPPPCWPGGGGLGTPAKGGMQASAGLRREEAAPAPEAAHPAPAPCRRASRARPASASAVLRDGPCRTQGETAPQGASPLPGRGPSQRAADPRAGAPGPQGTAQGEVTGPPPCAFKRNE; encoded by the exons ATGCTGGGCGTAAGGGGGGGGCGCTGCGGACGCCCCGTCCCGGCCCCACTCCTGCCCTGTCGGGCCGTCTCGTCCCTTCCTGCTCTCCTGGATTCAGACCACCAGCAGCTCCAGGAGACGCCGGGCCCGGCCTGCCGCCCCCCCGACGCTGGCGCTCCTTCAGCCCAGCCCTGTCCTGCAG GCCGGGTAGGAAGAGCGCGAAGTGAGGCCCTGGTTCCTGAGGAGAGGACCGCGTGCTTGCCCCACAGCTGCAGAAAGAAGCAACCGTTTAAGTCAG GTCAACAAACAAGACTGGGAACTACACAAGCCCGGTCTTCTGGGCCCTTCTCTTCCTGGGAGGGGAGCGGAAAGGGAGCAAACGCGGAGCCGCCTCCCTGCTGGCCTGGGGGTGGCGGCCTCGGGACACCTGCCAAGGGGGGTATGCAGGCCAGCGCAGGGCTCCGCAGAGAGGAGGCGGCACCAGCTCCGGAAGCCGCTCACCCAGCGCCCGCCCCGTGCAGGAGGGCGTCCCGCGCCAGGCCGGCTTCTGCCTCTGCCGTGCTTCGTGACGGCCCATGCAGGACTCAGGGTGAGACGGCCCCGCAGGGTGCAAGCCCCCTCCCGGGACGAGGACCCAGCCAGAGGGCTGCGGACCCGAGAGCAGGGGCCCCGGGCCCCCAGGGCACGGCCCAAGGTGAGGTGACAGGGCCTCCCCCATGCGCCTTTAAGAGGAATGAATAG